In one Nicotiana sylvestris chromosome 8, ASM39365v2, whole genome shotgun sequence genomic region, the following are encoded:
- the LOC104243853 gene encoding hypothetical protein At1g04090-like: MGNCIPSLDKERKTLPIDTIFKLPSSLPNWPPGGEFGSGYVDLEGLKVCQIVTFNKVWAVDKGGPDNLGATFYEPSPIPDGFSMFGCYCQPNNQPHFGWVLAGKDKNNGQTLKNPIDYTLVWSSESSKLKNKNSIDDGYIWLPIPPEGYKALGHVVTTSPEKPSFDKIQCVQSDFTDKLEVESWIWGEGITSNAYGINVHSIRPQERGIKAQGVSVGTFLARIKSDQDDDSNTLSLACLKNNKFGTFSSMPSLGQIQALFEQYSPLIYFHPKEKYLPSSVNWYFANGALLYQKGQESNPSCIEPNGSNLPQGGPNDGAYWLDLPTDAKDKEKAIKGDLLNSEVYLHIKPMLGATFTDIAVWIFHPFNGPGTAKLGLIDVPLGKIGEHIGDWEHVTLRISNFNGVLHKVYLSEHSGGTWLNAPLVEFQTGNKVVAYSSLNGHAIYPKPGLVLQGTGDIGIRNDAAKSNLVLDCGENYSVVAAENLEIIEPPWLNYTREWGPKISYTLGNEVKRIESLLKGNLKAAFEKLVKVLPNEVYGEEGPTGPKMKGNWNGDEV; encoded by the exons ATGGGAAATTGTATTCCTTCTTTagacaaagaaaggaaaactttgCCCATCGATACAATTTTCAAGCTTCCATCTTCATTGCCTAATTGGCCACCAG GTGGGGAATTTGGAAGTGGATATGTTGATTTAGAAGGGCTAAAAGTTTGCCAGATTGTGACATTTAACAAAGTTTGGGCTGTTGATAAAGGAGGGCCAGATAATCTTGGAGCAACATTTTATGAGCCTTCACCAATTCCAGATGGATTTTCCATGTTTGGATGCTATTGCCAACCAAACAATCAACCCCATTTTGGTTGGGTACTTGCAGGGAAGGACAAGAATAATGGTCAAACTCTAAAGAATCCAATTGATTATACACTTGTTTGGAGTAGTGAGTCCTCAAAGCTCAAGAACAAAAATAGCATTGATGATGGCTATATTTGGCTGCCAATCCCACCTGAGGGTTACAAAGCTTTAGGCCATGTTGTCACAACCTCACCTGAAAAACCTTCCTTTGACAAAATCCAATGTGTTCAATCCGATTTTACCGATAAATTAGAGGTCGAGAGTTGGATCTGGGGTGAAGGTATAACGAGCAATGCGTATGGTATCAATGTTCATAGCATAAGACCTCAGGAAAGGGGCATAAAAGCACAAGGGGTCAGTGTAGGTACATTCTTAGCTAGGATCAAAAGTGATCAAGATGATGATTCCAACACATTATCCCTTGCTTGTTTAAAGAATAACAAGTTTGGTACCTTTTCTTCTATGCCTAGCCTTGGCCAAATTCAAGCATTATTTGAACAATACTCTCCACTTATTTACTTTCATCCCAAAGAAAAGTATCTTCCTTCTTCTGTCAATTGGTATTTTGCTAATGGTGCTTTGCTATACCAAAAAGGTCAAGAATCCAATCCTAGTTGCATTGaaccaaatggctcaaatcttcCACAAGGTGGTCCCAATGATGGTGCATATTGGCTAGACTTGCCAACTGACGCGAAAGACAAAGAGAAAGCCATTAAAGGAGATTTACTAAACTCTGAGGTGTATCTCCACATTAAACCAATGCTAGGGGCAACTTTCACTGATATAGCTGTGTGGATCTTCCATCCATTCAATGGACCTGGAACAGCTAAACTTGGCCTAATCGATGTACCATTAGGGAAAATAGGGGAACACATCGGTGATTGGGAACATGTAACACTCAGAATTAGCAATTTCAATGGGGTTTTGCACAAAGTATACTTGTCAGAACATAGTGGAGGGACATGGCTTAATGCACCACTGGTGGAATTCCAAACTGGTAACAAAGTTGTGGCCTATTCTTCACTAAATGGGCATGCCATTTATCCTAAACCAGGGCTGGTTTTACAAGGGACTGGAGATATTGGGATAAGGAATGATGCAGCTAAGAGTAACTTGGTTTTAGACTGTGGAGAGAATTATTCAGTAGTTGCAGCTGAAAATCTTGAAATAATTGAGCCACCCTGGCTAAATTATACTAGAGAATGGGGACCAAAAATAAGTTATACACTTGGGAATGAAGTCAAGAGAATTGAGAGCTTGCTGAAAGGGAACTTGAAAGCTGCATTTGAAAAATTGGTCAAAGTATTGCCAAATGAAGTTTATGGAGAAGAAGGGCCTACTGGTCCAAAGA